In Theileria equi strain WA chromosome 4 map unlocalized gcontig_1105316255033, whole genome shotgun sequence, the following are encoded in one genomic region:
- a CDS encoding DNA primase large subunit, putative (encoded by transcript BEWA_013670A), whose protein sequence is MGYQQPHRQERRLQGECTRITIKKETKVSTMSLLQESSEEDVYMNCFYKGCRHVLSFYNSPPVTGEIGLRNIQEITAKRLAMLQYIDARSDIKIKSLKVKENEQHKLDQKTNERIMEIEEKMVELGFMLPKVLYSREDFKEYIHIAQTDVISHFLLKMAFSMDKERSEWLIRNESRLFDIRLERLRSIKIQEVDGVDKLESFLQNQGIYYENIKNPTLNTRYMNKDAQEFNDLIKFRTDFAFINKLYVVPFYPDASQLVKARLVTIRDSIAYVPPSSLFIVISTRFKICLQQSLRFLSENSQILNTQVLSDERLSGFLKVLPESYLVTDYSKFNVTEENRLSLANINQIYKVTFPPCMRRIFSQYLKSGHMKHWGRQQLWLFLKGAGLTLEESMNLNRTIWSDSNNFEKEHGYNIRHLYGKEGRRANYPPYSCGRILSKLPSNVGGSIHGCPFKELDNKGLYSLLQEFGLTSKQAAPIVDLKATHQYQLACVEYFNQTTPNGCADGIGTHPNIFFQASFKARFGKQEEKDIEQV, encoded by the exons ATGGGTTACCAACAACCTCATAGACAAGAGAGACGACTACAAGGTGAATGTACGAGGATAACGATAAaaaaagaaacaaaagtCTCAACCATGTCACTTTTACAGGAAAGTTCCGAAGAGGACGTCTACATGAACTGCTTCTACAAAGGATGCAGGCATGTGCTGTCGTTTTACAACAGTCCGCCAGTCACAGGCGAGATTGGCCTTCGCAATATACAAGAGATTACCGCAAAAAGACTTGCAA TGTTACAATACATTGATGCAAGAAGTGATATCAAGATAAAGTCCCTAAAGGTAAAGGAAAATGAACAACATAAGCTCGATCAAAAGACGAACGAGCGGATAATGGAAATTGAAGAGAAAATGGTAGAGCTAGGATTTATGCTCCCAAAGGTTCTCTATAGTCGtgaagattttaaagaatatataCATATCGCACAAACTGATGTCATTTCACATTTCCTTTTAAAAATGGCATTTTCAATGGATAAAGAAAGAAGTGAATGGCTTATAAGGAATGAGTCTCGTCTGTTTGATATTCGCCTAGAGAGGCTCCGAAGTATTAAAATCCAAGAAGTTGACGGTGTTGACAAGTTGGAATCGTTTTTGCAGAACCAGGGGATCTACTATGAGAATATTAAAAATCCTACATTGAATACCAGATATATGAACAAGGATGCACAAGAGTTTAATGACTTGATAAAGTTTAGGACGGATTTTGCATTCATAAACAAGCTTTATGTTGTTCCATTTTATCCAGATGCCTCCCAATTGGTAAAGGCACGCTTGGTTACAATTAGAGATTCAATCGCTTATGTCCCACCAAGCAGCCTTTTTATTGTAATTTCAACGCGGTTTAAAATTTGTCTGCAACAATCGCTTAGATTCTTGAGTGAAAACTcgcaaattttaaatacacAAGTGCTGAGTGATGAAAGGCTTTCTGGATTCCTCAAGGTGCTTCCAGAGTCTTACCTCGTTACTGACTATTCCAAATTCAATGTTACTGAGGAGAACAGACTCTCTCTTGCAAATATCAATCAG ATATACAAGGTCACTTTCCCACCATGCATGAGGAGGATATTTTCGCAGTACTT AAAGAGTGGTCATATGAAACACTGGGGACGTCAACAACTCTGGTTGTTCCTAAAGGGAGCGGGTCTTACACTGGAGGAATCAATGAACCTAAATAGGACAATTTGGAGCGATTCAAACAACTTCGAAAAGGAACACGGCTATAATATTAGACATTTGTATGGTAAAGAGGGTCGTAGAGCAAACTATCCGCCATATAGTTGCGGAAGAATTTTGTCAAAGCTACCAAGCAACGTAGGAGGAAGCATTCACGGGTGTCCATTCAAAGAACTTGACAATAAGGGTCTCTATAGTCTACTGCAAGAGTTTGGACTCACTAGCAAACAGGCTGCTCCAATTGTAGATTTAAAGGCGACACACCAATACCAGCTAGCTTGtgtagaatattttaatcAGACAACGCCAAACGGCTGTGCTGATGGTATAGGAACTCACCCaaatatcttcttccaaGCTAGCTTCAAGGCACGATTTGGAaaacaagaagaaaaggatatAGAACAGGTGTAA
- a CDS encoding conserved hypothetical protein (encoded by transcript BEWA_013680A), with product MFLNEKAPFGNSSPVSRLKRTYILAPVDNKNKSSDDDVVPKLSVKYKDRNIKLSSDRLTATGYKGWTSVFSTHCSSAGKWYYEVNINADSKNLRFVGYEYPMKPNIKGHVRIGYACRYQRYDMPVGVNNFGFSLSDVDGKIVHDKQKHDYAVSYGTGDTIGCFISLETPTTHFTDPSDDIKLYEFIRNGMLCDPRNIPKSDSNSDSYVQFSINGEIYPKCNLKVYDGYYHPAISLYMGASVTVNLGKNVAEYMLLVYTL from the exons ATGTTCTTGAATGAAAAGGCACCGTTTGGAAACTCGTCACCGGTCTCCAGACTCAAGAGGACTTATATACTCGCACCAGTAGAcaataaaaataaaagctcag ATGACGATGTGGTTCCGAAGCTTTCAGTAAAGTACAAGGACAGGAACATTAAGCTTTCGAGCGACAGGTTGACAGCTACGGGTTACAAGGGTTGGACCTCTGTATTTAGTACACATTGTTCCTCCGCTGGAAAATGGTACTATGAAGTCAATATCAATGCAGACTCTAAAAATTTGAGATTTGTGGGATATGAATATCCCATGAAGCCGAACATAAAGGGGCATGTTAG GATTGGATATGCCTGCAGATATCAGCGCTATGATATGCCAGTTGGCGTAAataattttggattctCACTATCAGATGTAGACGGAAAAATCGTACATGATAAGCAAAAGCATGACTACGCAGTTTCATATG GTACTGGTGATACAATTGGTTGTTTTATAAGCTTGGAAACACCcactacacattttactGACCCAAGTGATGACATAAAGCTCTATGAATTTATCCGAAACGGGATGTTATGTGATCCTCGCAATATTCCTAAATCTGATTCCAACTCAGATTCGTATGTTCAATTTTCGATAAACGGGGAAATATACCCAAAATGCAATTTGAAAGTTTATGATGGCTATTATCATCCAGCCATTTCTCTATACATGGGGGCCTCTGTCACAGTTAATTTGGGTAAGAATGTTGCTGAATATATGTTACTAGTGTATACTTTGTAA
- a CDS encoding undecaprenyl diphosphate synthase, putative (encoded by transcript BEWA_013690A): protein MFRLKRCIIWVLGRFICVNHVAVIMDGNRRYAKSKAIKVSGGHAQGFYKLLQMVEICSLFGVSALTVYAFSLLNFRRSKEEICDLINLSIDVLSQNGQLRDFCKDVNCRIRFCGDFSFVGDDIKKMLKDVELKTSQYTGMTLNICLSYGARNEIANALKGKSENFCENLSTSPFGPPEILIRTSGVTRLSDFLIYQASLHLDLFLHG, encoded by the exons ATGTTTAGGCTAAAGAGGTGCATAATATGGGTCCTGGGACGCTTCATATGCGTTAATCATGTCGCCGTCATCATGGACGGGAATAGGCGCTATGCCAAGAGTAAAGCCATAAAAGTATCCGGGGGTCATGCTCAGGGTTTCTACAAGCTTCTACAG ATGGTGGAGATTTGCAGTCTGTTTGGGGTATCGGCTCTGACGGTTTATGCCTTTTCCCTGCTAAACTTTAGGCGTTCAAAGGAGGAGATTTGTGACCTCATTAATTTATCCATCGACgttttatcgcaaaatgGGCAGTTGAG GGACTTTTGTAAAGATGTCAACTGCCGAATCCGTTTCTGTGGAGACTTTAGCTTCGTCGGGGATGACATTAAAAAGATGCTAAAGGACGTGGAACTAAAGACTTCACAGTATACGGGAATGACTCTGAACATTTGTCTATCGTATGGAGCAAGAAATGAAATCGCAAATGCGCTCAAGGGAAAGAG CGAGAATTTTTGCGAAAATTTATCAACTAGTCCGTTTGGACCTCCAGAGATTTTAATTAGAACTTCTGGAGTAACGAGGCTGTCAGATTTTTTAATCTATCAGGCAAGTTTACATTTGGATTTATTTTTACATGGATAA